Proteins encoded together in one Zerene cesonia ecotype Mississippi chromosome 22, Zerene_cesonia_1.1, whole genome shotgun sequence window:
- the LOC119835991 gene encoding uncharacterized protein LOC119835991 yields the protein MWLGVLITLSIWNYAHTHQGNPIQNGAHWGWDMRTSGPQTVGHYYVKLPESDQHVRYIADGSGYHGAVSVSTNGHQHSHSSNFALGQRAIDLDRQIPSQAYSSKIPNETQETSATSDLRAQNPLEIFLLQTQFPAPSLQSNQVFQLIPEQLQNVQYPNFFYNELPKSEIFNFRVEHNSNDNVPNTNYQINENRNTENTKFNTESNKQNIEVVQVFKNHNCTNNDETSNNKVHESNDYFEFPNNHLNTGLGDFGAKEKTPLSYRGTVHFQVDPPTTNERNERLIYSTLSDSTTSRPVTFTEEEGISRLVASTQDLISNEDLLKINHAVERSVYSLNDDLIKPRQRYSARSQGYFDSKRITPHNLHSVSTKFGNIVNTKTQHDNNVQQNHIIDEYKFNSPIIVEESNNESFKDKAINNFISTMVPYIENGYELVAVKNSLDENNSNNNEENLVNITPRPISQNYLTPITVALRLLNNDTSDHQEDHEISESENVPKTVIPKKERTIIEIQQSIPLEITHINDVEYHEYMEDGRINNRRPPNYAKALYEQYMQSIQANDDRNQPDQQNKHNSQGNNAQSNDNDGAGNAYTEVIVKPNDANLRNSYESHQNYKNNDKVLQPIIIEKEVPVTKYVDRYIEKKVPYPEPVEVVKQVPVDRPVPYPVRYDTIVEKPVEVTRYVDKPYPVEVLKPYPVEVRVPYPVEHKVYVDRPVHVPYAVEKVVEKNVIHPIAVPTPIAVPVPVEHKVLYPIPVEKHIHIPVPVEKPVEKIVHKEVPVPYPVEKKVPYPVPQEVQVPVPYPVERRIPVPVEKIVEKPVTKIVERHIKVPVPHPVPYQVHVPKPYPVDRIVEKKVPYPVHIDHIVEKKVPVQVPYPVKTVVEKIVEKPVIVTKYVDKPYPVEKRVPYPVEVPVEVKVPYQAEKVQKPDVPYQFEKIDPTIYFGYGNGGYTQNGAHYINYIPLHKVSTLQQTNQNYQTQQQAESQRNYQIQKASDEYLKSLNKMPVYTTLWGNQYASSYTYLNASNTKNLPTNGITNDQKYVGPPPMKEYNFTWERNQDFDRQRRTDRVPKMTNLRIEYGGFKPPLVPSTEVDLDGNPINKKQ from the exons ATG tgGCTCGGTGTGTTGATTACGCTTAGTATATGGAACTACGCGCACACACATCAGGGG AACCCAATTCAAAATGGCGCGCATTGGGGCTGGGATATGCGGACGAGTGGGCCGCAAACCGTGGGACATTATTACGTCAAATTGCCTGag tCAGACCAGCATGTAAGGTATATAGCAGACGGCAGCGGGTACCACGGCGCAGTTAGTGTGTCGACTAATGGACACCAACACTCGCATTCGTCAAATTTCGCTTTGGGCCAGAGAGCTATTGATTTGGATAGACAG ATACCTTCCCAAGCATACAGTTCCAAGATCCCCAACGAAACACAAGAAACAAGTGCTACATCGGACCTCAGAGCTCAGAATCCACTCGAGATATTTCTTCTCCAAACTCAATTTCCAGCCCCGAGCCTACAATCCAATCAAGTTTTCCAATTAATTCCAGAACAACTGCAGAATGTACAATATCCGAATTTCTTCTACAACGAACTACCCAAATCGGAAATCTTCAATTTCCGCGTGGAACACAATTCGAATGATAATGTTccaaatacaaattatcaaataaacgaaaatagaAATACGGAAAATACCAAATTCAATACAGAAtcgaacaaacaaaatatcgaAGTAGTACAAGTATTTAAAAACCACAATTGCACGAACAACGATGaaacaagtaataataaagtacaCGAATCCAACGATTACTTCGAATTTCCCAACAATCACCTCAATACAGGACTTGGAGACTTTGGTGCTAAGGAAAAAACGCCTTTATCCTATCGCGGTACGGTTCACTTTCAAGTGGATCCGCCAACAACAAATGAAAGAAACGaaagattaatttattcaactcTATCCGACTCAACAACATCAAGACCAGTGACATTTACTGAGGAGGAAGGAATATCTCGCTTAGTCGCTTCTACACAAGACTTAATATCGAACGAAGaccttttgaaaataaatcatgcTGTGGAAAGATCAGTGTATTCGTTAAATGATGATTTAATTAAGCCCCGTCAAAGATACAGTGCTCGCTCACAAGGTTACTTCGATTCCAAAAGAATCACACCACACAATCTACATTCGGTTTCCACAAAGTTCGGAAATATCGTTAATACAAAGACACAACACGATAATAACGTACAACAAAATCATATAATCgatgaatataaattcaattctcCAATCATTGTGGAGGAGTCGAACAACGAAAGTTTCAAAGACAAagctattaataattttatttccacaATGGTACCGTATATCGAAAACGGATATGAATTAGTCGCTGTGAAAAACAGTTTAGATGAAAATAACTCCAATAATAACGAAGAAAATCTGGTCAATATAACTCCACGGCCAATCAGCCAGAACTATTTAACACCGATAACAGTAGCTCTGCGACTTCTTAATAACGATACAAGTGATCATCAGGAAGACCACGAAATTTCGGAAAGTGAAAACGTACCCAAAACTGTTATTCCTAAGAAAGAGCGAACTATTATAGAAATACAACAATCGATTCCCTTGgaaataacacatataaatgaCGTAGAATATCACGAATATATGGAAGACGGCAGAATTAATAACAGACGACCCCCAAACTATGCAAAGGCATTATACGAACAGTATATGCAATCGATCCAAGCAAACGATGACAGAAATCAGCCTgatcaacaaaataaacacaactcTCAAGGAAATAACGCGCAATCTAACGATAACGACGGAGCTGGTAATGCATATACTGAAGTTATTGTAAAACCAAATGACGCAAACCTGAGAAACTCGTACGAATCTCATCAAAATTACAAGAACAACGATAAAGTGCTACAACCAATTATCATAGAAAAGGAGGTTCCAGTAACAAAATACGTCGACAGATATATAGAGAAGAAAGTGCCTTATCCAGAACCAGTGGAAGTGGTCAAGCAAGTGCCGGTCGATCGACCCGTGCCGTATCCAGTGCGATACGATACAATCGTGGAAAAACCCGTAGAAGTTACTAGATACGTCGACAAACCGTACCCCGTTGAAGTGTTAAAGCCGTATCCAGTAGAAGTACGCGTACCGTATCCAGTAGAACACAAGGTTTATGTAGATAGACCAGTTCATGTGCCCTACGCGGTGGAAAAGGTTGTTGAAAAAAACGTTATACACCCAATAGCTGTTCCCACTCCCATAGCTGTCCCAGTTCCAGTCGAACATAAAGTCCTCTACCCGATCCCTGTCGAAAAACACATTCACATACCAGTGCCAGTGGAAAAACCTGTCGAGAAAATCGTTCACAAAGAAGTCCCTGTGCCCTACCCGGTCGAAAAGAAAGTGCCCTACCCTGTGCCTCAGGAAGTCCAAGTGCCCGTACCTTACCCAGTGGAAAGGCGGATTCCGGTTCCGGTAGAAAAAATTGTGGAAAAACCAGTCACAAAGATAGTCGAGAGACACATTAAGGTCCCAGTGCCTCACCCCGTGCCGTACCAAGTGCACGTGCCGAAACCGTACCCAGTGGACAGAATAGTCGAGAAGAAAGTACCCTATCCAGTCCACATTGACCACATTGTGGAGAAAAAAGTACCTGTCCAAGTGCCCTATCCAGTTAAAACTGTAGTCGAGAAAATTGTGGAAAAACCAGTCATCGTCACGAAGTATGTTGACAAACCATACCCTGTTGAAAAAAGGGTCCCCTATCCCGTAGAAGTTCCGGTGGAAGTGAAAGTGCCATATCAAGCAGAAAAAGTGCAAAAACCGGATGTACCTTATCAATTTGAGAAGATAGATCCGACGATATATTTCGGATACGGGAACGGCGGGTACACGCAGAACGGAGCGCATTATATAAACTACATTCCCCTGCACAAAGTGTCCACGCTGcaacaaacaaatcaaaattacCAAACGCAGCAACAGGCGGAATCGCAGagaaattatcaaatacaaaaagccAGCGACGAGTACTTGAAGAGTTTGAACAAAATGCCAGTTTATACAACATTGTGGGGCAACCAATACGCTTCTTCATACACATACTTAAACGCTTCGAATACTAAAAATCTACCAACAAATGGTATTACAAATGATCAGAAATATGTCGGGCCTCCGCCGATGAAAGAATACAATTTCACTTGGGAAAGAAATCAGGATTTCGATAGGCAAAGACGGACGGACAGGGTTCCTAAGATGACCAATTTGAGAATAGAGTATGGCGGTTTCAAACCACCTCTAGTACCTAGCACAGAAGTCGATTTAGATGGAAACCCGATAAATAAGAagcagtaa